From Quercus robur chromosome 8, dhQueRobu3.1, whole genome shotgun sequence:
AACCGGACCAGAGAATCAGGAACTAGTTCCCATTCCAGTTCTTTATCcattccaatttttaaaatcacGAATATTTCATGTGTGACTGGTGTGGCTAGATGAgttgttaatataatataattataccCAATCTCAATAACTTAAGTTTTTGGGCTAAGTATtgtctttatatgttatattaaccctTCAATTGAAGTCTTTCTAAGGTGTTCtattccaatatatatatatatatatatatatatatgtatatatatataaagtctcAAATTagtaataatgaaaaaaatgagtcactaatataatataattaggtCCAAACTCATGACTTAAGTTTTTAGGTTAAGTAGTATccttatatgttatattaaccgcTCAATTGATGTCTCCAAGGTGTTCTCTACCCaaaaatctatttatatatatatatatatatatatatatatatatatcaaacaatGATTTGCAACACTTATATAAAAGGTAaatgtttttcttcaaactaatttgaagagaaactctttgaacttcttatatatctttttattatgtatgaattttgaaaatttaactattagattgcatgttatctatgtttttaatatatatatcaaatttcgtaCAAAtaagatgttatttattattcgatcaataaacttatattttatgcataattttatacaataaaaacttgaaatttaaacatttgattgataagatagcaattgatctttgattttcttgaaattttgcaagcatggattatataataagaacatgcattctaacgattagattttcaaaattcacacctaataaaaaaatctaggaGCAATTTGAAATATTTCTCTTCCTACATAAAATCACTAGTAAAAAGCAAAAGATTGTAATAATTTGAAtattaaatacttttttttttttttttttttatgaaaagtaCTGTAAAAACCATAAGAGATACTGATCTTACCACACCAAGCTTGGCCTTAATGTGTTTGATACGATCCAGAGAGAATATCATGCTTGCTACCATGGTTGGCCGACACTCGACCCCTTCGTCCCCAGATCTTATTGGTGATCGATCATCTTCAATCAAAGTACTCTTTAACATGCTCCATCCAAAATCAGATAGAGAGTTAAAAATCAAGGAAAAATGTTCAGACACTCTTCTATAAACACTTCCTCTGTAGCTTTTTATCTCTGACTGTTGGCGTGAAGGAAATGTTAGGGGAAGAGAAGGATTATCAGCTCTTTGGAGACAAGAAAGAAGTGCACCCATGAGAGAGTAGCCATCACCAAGCGCATTGTGAAGCTTGAATATGATAGTACCTGCTGCATTGCTTGTTGGATATTTAACAATGTGAATTTCCCATAGTGGTTTGTTTTGTGAAAACTGCTCCATTGCAATCTTTGATATATATTCTTCAAGATATTCATCGTATGATGTGGGTGACAAGTCAGTAGGGAAAATGGGGATATTAACATGCTCTTCAAGCTTCACCTCAATCCGTTTCCATTGTTTCTCACCTTTTCTATCCTTTACCTGTTCACAAATTCTCACTACTTAGAGTCACTTTTGTTTGTGTATTtcataaaagaggaaaaagaagcaaaatCATATCATTTATTTTCCAAGAAACTGCAATTTGTATAAGTGCGCAAATCCACAGGAGGGTATTTTATATTcttagaaaaaagtaaaaaacatcaagagagaggcagagagagagagagagagcaccatGATGGAGGAGAAGCGTGGATTGATGGGCAGGAACACGTCCTTAAGCAATGACATGGTGCGGGCGTCGTTGATTGTAATTGGAACCTCTGTTTCCATAACGCCCATAATGAACACCGATAGCACAGAACTGTTGAAGTATTGTGCCCTAGGACTCGCAGGCTCCAATCCTTCCTTTACCtccatttttattgtttctttagCTTAATTCGATACTTTTGCACTAGAAACAGTTTAGTTGCAGATTTGTGGCATTCAAAGATTAGCTAGaatgttatatttatattataaatttagagCATTAACGATAAGTTCGAATGGAAAATACACATTGAAAAGTTGTTTGgctaaattacaatttaatccTTTATATTTTAGTAgtgattttaaattaaactttataatttcaaaatttttacatTACATTCTAATATTTAACGGGGTAATGTTTTAAGATTCTCGAAAATGTTGAAAGATTCCTACGTTTCGTTGGAAACCACATAAGGGAATCAAATGCTAAGAGTATTTGGATTCCCGCTTAACTCCCTTCTTTTAGAAATGTGGATTTTATTTGAAACAGGTGGgtatccaaattctaaaacttaaaaaatttacatttattataaattaacaattttatCATTTCTCACTTATCATTTACCAATGGAGATAAAacatactaataaaaaaattaaaaaaaaatataaaacaaatcatcaatatatattcctttatttttatctcttccTACCACAATAacataaatgctaaaataaaataaaatatttatatctcCTATTTGAGATTGGTtatttgctaaaataaaataaaatatttatttttattaacaaaacatGATGTGATTTtcataaagaacaaaaatttaaatagttatttttgtaaaatGCATGTCATTTTGAAGTTAGACTacagttttaatgaatttgttttaatttatagtttacattttgtttgttattacttatttagaggaaggttaaaaaaaaattgatattgggTTTATAAATCTAAGGATagtatgagaaaaataaataatttctttaaaattcttataaataaaccaaatataGGAATAGTTATATTTCAAGACATCCAAATTGCAAATCATCACATTCCAAAGAATCTGGATGTTAGAGGTAATATAAATTCCCTCATACCAAACACCGCTTGAGCGTAAATGTAACTTCTAGGCTGAATACATATTTACCCAAATGCTAGAAGCAATGAAGTACAACAAGTACTGCATGCCGTCAAAATTAAATAGATGTCATCACAAGGTGGGCTTCCCTacctacaaaattaaaagaggGGAGTCCTCATAATTCAGATTGGACCAACTCAAGTAATTatttgatgataataataatatataattaaccACCGCACACttttggtgcgatggtcactctacaagtataagtgcttgtgaggtgtgAGGGGAAAGGGTcaaggttcaagtctctaagagggagtttttacacacatatacactcagattagattagagtagaatttctatcttgtataaatatatatatatatatatatatatgtatatatataattaaataacttataaaaaataattttattgttaaaatacttttcaaaatatttctttaaCATTGTTTGAAATTTTCTCATTCCTCCAAATCCTCTACTTTCTTCTAACAGCCTGTCTTAATTAACTACATAAGTCTCATAATGATTGCATTATAGCAATTATATATACGGAGTATGGTAGTCAATGCCAGATAAATAACAGACAGATATGGAGAAGGAAGCATAGGAATAAGGGTCTTTTCAAAcggtgttttaaaaaatttggtaCCACACCTAGTATCAACCCAAACCTTAGAGGAAGTATTTGTATTaaccctaaaatttaaaaattatatatatatatatatatatatatgtgtgtgtgtgtgtgtgtgtgtgtgtgacaaTTTTCAAGTGAATTTTCTCATAATCTTATTggtaaaaatatcattttggtctttacattttttggttacaatcaatttggtcaCTAAATTTCGATAGCAATCAATTTGATCCATGTAGTTTTTAGTTTGCAGTCAATTTTTGTTAGTGAGTTgacggtagggaccaaattaattacaagttgaaaataacatggACCTAATTgacaattatcaaaaaatagggaccaaattgataatGACTccaaaatgtaggaaccaaaatgATATATTTTCCTTTCAAGTTTAACTTGACCAATTCCCTTATAACTTGCTCAAATCTGCCACTAAgaaaaatgctagagatacaatttttcttacaaaaaaatttacaaactgctaagtgattattggtaaataaaaatgttatatttatttttattttttttgaaagtgataTTAGTGATGGGCCCAAATGAGAACCAATAAAAAGTTGACTAcaacaatagtttgtaaaaatattgtaaaatagtttgtactTATAGCGTTACTCTTGCAACTAATAACTCATACTTAGAAATCAAATCCAAATTACTATAATTAATAATGACCTGTTTTTAAACATTAATATGGAATGTTCTATACATTGCCTTTAAGTTACtatttattaaaagaaagtttttttttttttgagagagtaaaaaaataactttcttttaatatatagtaACTAAAACGCAATGTATAGAACATTACATAAAGGCTTATTTTCCatatgagaaaaatattatatgagTGTTTGGATCCACATTGAGTTTTCAAGTTTGCGTTTTctacgtttttttatttttattttttttagtgcatGAACAGCAACATCACATGCATTCACTGTGCAGGGGACAAAAGGCACTGTTCATGagttcacacatttaaaaattattttgttacagtgtttttagttttcagttttcagttaaagcaaaaataagttgtattcaAACGGACCCTATATAGGCTTATTTTTACTGTTATACAATGGTGGCCTTACATAGGAAAAGTGCTGGTCACATTTGTGTTTATAATCCAAAAGGACTAGTTAAGTTGCAAATAGGGCTCGTTGTACTTATTTATAAATCTAATATCCACCTAACAAACACCCTTATAGGACTCAAACTCAATACATACCAACAATCCTTATATTTTAGTAGTGATTTCAAATTAAGCtttatcatttcaaaattttacttttacgtTCTAAAATTTAAGACCAACATTGAGTTTAAATGTAACTTTTTGGCTAAATGCATATTTACCCAAATGCTAGAAGCACTGAAGCACCCCAAGTAATGCATGCCCTCAAAATTAAATAGATGCCCTTACAAGGTAGAGGTGGTATATGGTGTTTCCATAACATGCATCCTCCCCCTCACATGGGCGTGGACCACACATGTGTGAGGGGGAGAATGCATGTTACGGAAACACCATGTATTTTCTCCACAAGGTGGGCTTCCCTTcgtacaaaattaaaagaaaggaATCCTCATAATTGAGATTGGACCAACTTAAgtaattatttgataataagaataattaaataacttataatttttttttttcaaaatatccaATTTATTCTTGTAGCAAAAACGATTCTTACCATTGTTTGAAAATTCCTCCTTCCTATAAATTCTCTACTTTCTTCTAACAACTTATCTTAACTGCACAAGTCTCATAATGATTGCATTATGAGTCTATGACAATTATATTTGCAAAAGAGTGTTAAGGTAGTCAATGCCAGATAAATAATAGACAAGTATAAAGAAGGATGCATAGGAATAAGGGTGTTTTCAAAAAGTGTTTTAAAAGATTTGATACAACCTAGTATCAACCCAAACCTTAGGGGAAGTATTTGTATTAActctaaaatattaaaattatacacacacatgaCAATTTTCAAGTGAATTTTCTCATATTCTTATTGGCAAAACACTACAAGAAAATCAAGCAGTTGCAGCGGACCTATTGCGGCGGGTGCCAAAATAGCCGCTATAGGTTGCCTTATTGCGGTGCGTTTTGGGCCTGCCACTGTACATGAGATCTATTGCGGCGGGCCAATAGCCCGCCGCAATAGTTATAGCTATTGCAGTGTGCTACAGCGGCGGGCCAATGACCCGCCGTAATATACCTGTTTCAGCAGCCCCAAGCTTAGATATAGCGGCAGGTCATTGACCTGCCGCAGTAGGCCCTTACATTTTCCCCACCCGGACCTAAATtttccctctattttttttgtccCTGTTCATTTTTAGCGCCTTTTCGTTTTTAGCTAGTCTCCCacactttctctctttctctcagaCACCGAAAATCTCCTCACTGTCTCATCTCTATCACTACCCACAAAcccacagccacagccaccaccaccaccacctcccaACCCCCaaccacagccaccaccaccacccaaaaaTCGAGCCTAGTTAGGTCCAAAAACAAATGGGTCAGGTCTAGCCCGACCCATTTCTCTTATCATTTCTAACCCTAACGGTTCATACCCCTAATCTAGAACCTTCCCTCTTTTTGCTATCTCATCCGAACTCTCTTGACAGAAACCCATGGCTTGAGCTACCTGATCTCATCACCTCAAATCAACACTGCCACCACATGAGGCGGCTTGCTCCTCATCAAAAACCCTTACCGAGATCTCTCTAATCTAGGTACGCACAACTCTTTTGCATTCATCGATTcctatttctttttctgtttattGTTATCGAAACCCTAATTTCTTGTTTGGTACACCGCAGGACCGAAAGACTGGTCAAAAGAGCAAAAGAGGAAGTCCTCAAGGTTCATCTTGGCACCGATTAACGCTTCGTGAGAAATTCTTCGCTCTATCTATCTCTCACTCGTTttgattctctatttctctctgaTTCTTtgctgttattattattattttggtttgattatttgtttggtttttgaataGCGGCTAGGGATTTAGAGGAAATTCAAGAGCTGTTGAGATTGGTCGATGGCACTGTAAACCCTTCACTTTCTCAGGtaaagatgtttttttttttggttaattaagtaattttaattaatggagGGGTAATGGGTGGGTAAGGGCTTTCTCAGGTATGcgtattatttttttgttgttgacgATTTCAGAGATTGTAAAGCCAGTGTCTCTGCAAACAGCAAGTTCTAAATACCCATCAACGATTCCAGTGTCTCTGCTAAAAAGGTAAAGGAAAAAATCTCTCTCTGtttgtgatttatttatttatttatttttgtgtgaaaaaattGTTCTATGATGGTGTGACTCTACTGGGTCTATTCAGCTTCTCTGTTGTTGTTCTTAAATGCCTCTGGAATGCTGTTgtacttgtgtgtgtgtgtgtttttttgtcTCCTCTGCTTTGTAAAATTTAGATTGTCatgatcccaaaaaaaaatacatagttCTTACAAACTGGGTTGTTGTATTTTAAACAGAacacaacaaataaattaagaaagttATTAAGTTGTTGATCTGATAATTTATAtagtagttttagcattttcctaattCTTTTTAAAGGAACAGCTAGTTTCCTTTTAATACATTCAAGTAGATGTTTCATTTGGGGTATCATATAGTTTGCTACACCTGGTCCTCGGAGTATTGTATAATTTTCCGTttcatatgtgatttttttggttCCCAAGCTTTCCTTTTCAATATGAATTCTGTTCTTTGTGGTTTTGATGTTATGGTAGCAAAGgttagtgttttatttttattttttttaattacagtCTTTATAGGTGCTAAGAAGCAAAAAAGATGATACATCCCCATCTTGTTAAGTTTGGAActgcaattatttttttcaattgttttcatGTGAATGCACATTTTTAGTGAAGTGTATGTGTTTATTTTTGTGCTTGTTTCTAATGCTGCTATCAAATAAAGCCAACTTTCTAATCAGTACTAAAGTTAAATTGATCTGTTTTGGGTTGTTTGTTGTTTATGATTCAGTTGTTACTTTGATTTTTTGTAGCTAGAAAATATCAATTCTTTGTGCTGCTTATTTGTTGGTCCTTTTCTGTTCATTTGTTTCGTTTAGTTATATAGAAATTCTAActgaaaacccaaaataaaattaagtagaGAATGAGGAGGgcaaaaatagttaaaactAATCTGGGATCTGCTTAGCCACATATTCTATGCAGAGGAAGACACATTTCTAATTACAGATTTAACATTTTACAAAATCAAATAGGTAATGCAGCACAGTTGTTTGAGTCTTAGGTCAAATGACACATATTTTGATAGTTTCCATCACAGTTCATCTAGACTACATAGGCAGgcttgtttttttccttttttgattggtaagttacacacccagtgggtcttgaacctgcaacctcaccctccacctaacACTTATAGGGGAAGAAGGTACCACTTgtgctagagctcattggcaactGCATTGGTAGGCCAATGTACATAAGATTGAATGACAGTGAAGAAATTGTTTCAAAATATAGTAAAACTAAATGGGTTTTGTAACCCTTGACTGCCACTTTTGTTAGTTTGTGATCTTGACTCCTAGATTTATATATAATGTGCCTTATAaatccttttctttccttctctctctctctc
This genomic window contains:
- the LOC126696306 gene encoding wax ester synthase/diacylglycerol acyltransferase 11-like; this translates as MEVKEGLEPASPRAQYFNSSVLSVFIMGVMETEVPITINDARTMSLLKDVFLPINPRFSSIMVKDRKGEKQWKRIEVKLEEHVNIPIFPTDLSPTSYDEYLEEYISKIAMEQFSQNKPLWEIHIVKYPTSNAAGTIIFKLHNALGDGYSLMGALLSCLQRADNPSLPLTFPSRQQSEIKSYRGSVYRRVSEHFSLIFNSLSDFGWSMLKSTLIEDDRSPIRSGDEGVECRPTMVASMIFSLDRIKHIKAKLGVTKNDVITGIIFLGTRLCMQEISYKSSESQSTALVLLNTRMMTGYKSIEEMLKPNSKGPWGNRSTFLHVPMPKFKDHRSSNPLEFVWTASKIIKKKKSSLGFYLTGRLLEIVKKLRGPEAAARFMHRTMRNSSMMISHVIGPEEKVALDNHPIKSLYFLGGGLPQNLLITIVSYMGNLRVSAIIEKGFLDAQKFKSCMENAFEIILKAADEIPI